In one window of Candidatus Acidulodesulfobacterium acidiphilum DNA:
- a CDS encoding HlyC/CorC family transporter, whose protein sequence is MNMTFSNILAGAYIYIPVIIGAIILEGFFAGSEIGIISYDKIKIKHKEAGGNRLAKFLLAMTRKPESTFSTSLIGNNFAYTTATILATSIIYAYAKSYTPIIVAVILTPVMVIFGEIIPKMIYRRHANSLMLKSIPFIAFFSLIFFPINIIFIGFSKVLNIIFKSKSKNVFLTKDELIKVLTISGNIEEFKEYDKKIIKRIFEFGGKTAKDVMIPLINVIALNENDGIDKARQIFADTNYSRIPVYSERIDNISSLAFAFDVFNPKNSEKVVGEIAKPVLFIPETLKITNIMLKMQKSRQQMVVVVDEYGGASGIITFEDILEEIVGEIRDETDEEVAMYKKIGKNTYLINARLTLDELSEIFNLSVLNNEEAEYETVSGLIMDRLGRIPVSGEKFTIDNINFTVSKATSKSIKEVIISF, encoded by the coding sequence ATGAATATGACGTTCAGTAATATTTTAGCCGGCGCTTATATTTATATTCCAGTTATTATAGGCGCAATAATTTTAGAAGGTTTTTTCGCAGGTTCGGAAATAGGCATCATAAGTTACGATAAAATAAAGATTAAGCATAAAGAAGCCGGCGGAAACAGGCTTGCAAAATTTTTGCTTGCAATGACAAGAAAACCTGAAAGCACTTTTTCTACATCTTTAATCGGAAATAATTTTGCATACACGACGGCTACTATTCTTGCTACATCTATAATTTACGCATATGCAAAGTCTTACACTCCTATTATAGTCGCAGTTATTCTTACGCCTGTTATGGTTATTTTCGGAGAAATTATTCCAAAAATGATTTACAGGCGGCATGCAAACAGTCTTATGCTTAAAAGCATTCCGTTTATAGCTTTTTTTTCTTTAATTTTTTTTCCGATTAATATAATTTTCATCGGTTTTTCAAAAGTTTTAAATATAATATTTAAAAGCAAGTCCAAAAATGTTTTTCTGACTAAAGACGAACTTATAAAAGTACTAACCATAAGCGGCAATATCGAAGAATTTAAAGAATACGACAAAAAAATAATAAAAAGAATATTCGAGTTCGGCGGTAAAACGGCAAAAGACGTTATGATTCCTTTAATAAACGTTATAGCTCTTAACGAAAACGACGGTATAGACAAAGCAAGGCAGATTTTTGCGGACACGAACTATTCCAGAATTCCCGTTTATTCGGAACGAATCGATAATATTTCGAGTTTAGCTTTTGCTTTTGACGTATTTAATCCGAAAAACTCCGAAAAAGTCGTAGGGGAGATAGCAAAACCTGTTTTATTTATTCCCGAAACACTAAAAATAACAAATATAATGCTGAAAATGCAAAAAAGCCGTCAGCAGATGGTCGTAGTAGTGGACGAGTACGGAGGCGCCTCCGGAATAATCACTTTTGAAGATATTCTTGAAGAAATAGTCGGCGAAATAAGGGACGAAACCGACGAAGAAGTAGCGATGTACAAAAAAATAGGTAAAAATACTTACCTGATAAATGCGAGGTTGACCTTAGACGAGTTGTCGGAGATTTTTAACTTAAGCGTCTTAAACAACGAAGAAGCGGAATATGAAACGGTGTCTGGTTTAATAATGGACCGGCTTGGGCGCATACCCGTTTCCGGCGAAAAATTTACGATAGACAACATAAATTTCACGGTTTCCAAAGCTACAAGCAAGTCTATTAAAGAGGTAATAATAAGTTTCTGA
- a CDS encoding radical SAM protein, whose product MDELDFFIGKYGRDINPEAIIKEDILRQGISFGEVDSEENFSGKSYFIFSFNVDNDGDVINKKYPEEIALINGPYNLRRTIISVRINKTSPYSVIYDKESKGYKLYKNKGKDFYYIGDVLFSPEKSYMLKKTESEKSVRDVAPTIEWGYLIYLAVFRMCQYFEDGSECAFCDMNSNYLNQKKSNKNYSAVKSVEDILSALSIISDADDSNAGAYTLTGGSIIDEIKFKGDTEIDFYVRFLEAIEDKFKGRWISKVVVQAHTRNNLMRLKTAGAYIYHTNFEVWDKNLFDKICPGKSKFIGRDEWINRIVDAVSVFGEYKVIPNFVAGVELSKPYGFTDIDEAVDSTAEGLDFFMSKGVIPRYTTWCPEKTSRLGKMGNASAPLEYYVKLLLKWHELHYKYGLPVPEGYGEAGAGKAEFSVSAFMDAFKSEDYKIENS is encoded by the coding sequence ATCGACGAACTTGATTTTTTTATCGGAAAATACGGACGCGATATAAATCCCGAAGCTATAATAAAAGAGGATATATTAAGACAGGGGATTTCTTTCGGCGAAGTAGATTCGGAAGAAAACTTTTCCGGCAAATCATATTTTATTTTTTCGTTTAACGTCGATAACGACGGAGACGTAATTAATAAAAAGTATCCGGAAGAAATAGCCCTGATTAACGGACCGTATAATCTCAGGCGTACTATTATATCCGTAAGAATCAACAAAACATCCCCATATTCGGTGATTTACGATAAAGAGTCTAAAGGTTATAAACTTTATAAAAATAAAGGGAAAGACTTTTATTATATAGGGGACGTGCTTTTTTCTCCCGAAAAATCTTATATGCTTAAAAAAACTGAATCGGAGAAATCCGTCCGCGACGTAGCGCCAACCATAGAATGGGGGTATTTGATATATCTTGCAGTGTTCAGGATGTGCCAGTATTTTGAAGACGGCAGCGAATGCGCATTCTGCGATATGAATTCTAATTATTTAAATCAAAAAAAATCTAATAAAAATTATTCAGCCGTAAAATCGGTAGAAGATATTTTAAGCGCCCTGTCTATTATATCGGATGCGGACGACTCGAATGCCGGCGCATATACCTTGACGGGCGGAAGCATCATAGACGAAATTAAATTTAAAGGCGATACCGAAATAGATTTTTACGTTAGATTTCTTGAGGCTATAGAAGATAAGTTTAAAGGCAGATGGATCAGCAAAGTCGTCGTGCAGGCGCATACAAGAAACAATTTAATGCGGCTTAAAACCGCCGGCGCATACATATATCATACAAATTTTGAAGTGTGGGATAAAAACCTTTTTGATAAAATATGTCCGGGAAAATCTAAGTTCATTGGGAGAGACGAGTGGATAAACAGGATAGTAGATGCCGTATCTGTATTCGGCGAATATAAAGTTATACCTAATTTCGTCGCGGGAGTCGAACTTTCTAAGCCTTACGGTTTTACGGATATCGACGAAGCCGTCGATTCAACCGCCGAAGGGCTTGATTTTTTTATGTCGAAAGGGGTAATACCAAGATATACTACATGGTGTCCGGAAAAAACGAGCAGGCTTGGGAAAATGGGGAATGCCTCAGCTCCCTTGGAATATTATGTAAAATTGCTGCTTAAATGGCACGAACTGCATTATAAGTACGGTTTGCCAGTTCCGGAAGGTTACGGCGAAGCCGGAGCCGGAAAAGCCGAATTTTCAGTCAGTGCATTTATGGACGCTTTTAAGTCTGAAGATTATAAAATTGAAAATTCGTAA
- a CDS encoding epoxyqueuosine reductase QueH encodes METEKKLLLHICCSPCLMYPYFTIVPSNSDTLNSRKNSDKQFLDIKFEKIIGYFYNPNIHPYSEYLRREESLKKFAEIVDFKVIYEKDYDMEEFIRNVVFREENRCYYCVAGRLEKTAALAKSSKFTHFSTTLLYSKHQYHDYIKETGFNLQKKYGVNFYYEDFRQGYKDGIELSRRYGLYRQNYCGCIYSEKERFFAKSSKSLKFF; translated from the coding sequence GCTGTTCGCCATGTTTAATGTATCCATATTTCACTATTGTCCCAAGTAATTCAGATACTCTAAATAGCCGGAAAAATTCGGATAAACAATTCTTAGACATTAAATTCGAGAAGATTATCGGATATTTTTATAATCCAAACATTCATCCTTATTCGGAATATCTCAGGAGGGAGGAGTCTTTGAAAAAATTCGCCGAGATTGTAGATTTCAAAGTGATTTACGAAAAAGATTACGATATGGAGGAGTTTATAAGGAACGTGGTTTTTAGGGAAGAAAATCGTTGTTATTACTGCGTCGCCGGCAGGCTTGAAAAAACCGCCGCCCTTGCTAAGTCGTCTAAATTCACGCATTTTTCGACTACGCTTTTATACAGCAAGCATCAGTATCATGACTATATCAAAGAAACAGGTTTTAATCTGCAAAAGAAATACGGAGTTAATTTTTATTACGAAGATTTCAGGCAGGGCTATAAAGATGGTATAGAGCTTTCTCGCAGATACGGCTTATACCGTCAAAATTATTGCGGCTGTATTTATAGCGAGAAGGAAAGATTTTTTGCAAAATCTTCAAAATCTTTAAAATTTTTTTAG
- a CDS encoding ATP-binding protein gives MYNEYRDDEMDGNKDYYEEGADSCGCGSGDDEGGSCGCGGGEEEEGSSCGCGGAHGHESKNPFDEQSPISGVKNIIAVASGKGGVGKSTFSVNLAITLAKQGKKVGLLDADLYGPSIPMMMGINKRPDLTSSNKIVPLEKFGIKLMSLGFLIPEDAPAIWRGPVVMQVITQFLKDVEWGEIDFLVVDLPPGTGDIQLTLVQTVPINFAIVVSTPQDISLIDAKKALAMFDKVNVPVFGLVENMSYFICPHCNKRSDIFKHGGAKAAAEKLGVNFLGEIPIVEEICELSDKGEPIMTKDIHPEVQSVFNKISDSLVLRAEQRVVA, from the coding sequence ATGTACAACGAATACAGAGACGATGAAATGGACGGAAATAAAGACTACTATGAAGAAGGTGCGGATTCCTGCGGATGCGGTAGCGGCGACGACGAAGGAGGTTCCTGTGGTTGCGGCGGAGGAGAGGAAGAAGAAGGGTCTTCATGCGGATGCGGCGGCGCACACGGTCATGAAAGCAAAAATCCATTTGACGAACAGTCCCCTATAAGCGGAGTTAAAAATATCATAGCGGTCGCGAGCGGAAAAGGCGGCGTAGGCAAATCTACTTTTAGCGTAAACTTGGCGATAACGCTGGCAAAGCAGGGTAAAAAGGTGGGGCTCTTAGATGCAGACCTATACGGTCCAAGCATTCCTATGATGATGGGAATAAATAAAAGACCCGACCTCACTTCCAGCAATAAAATAGTGCCCCTTGAAAAATTTGGAATTAAGCTTATGTCTTTAGGGTTTTTAATTCCTGAAGACGCTCCTGCTATCTGGAGAGGTCCGGTAGTAATGCAGGTTATAACACAGTTTTTAAAAGACGTCGAATGGGGAGAAATCGATTTTTTGGTAGTGGACCTTCCTCCAGGCACCGGCGATATTCAGCTTACTTTAGTTCAAACGGTTCCTATAAATTTTGCGATAGTCGTTTCGACTCCTCAGGATATTTCCCTTATCGACGCAAAGAAAGCTCTTGCTATGTTCGATAAAGTAAACGTTCCCGTTTTTGGACTCGTCGAAAATATGAGCTATTTTATATGTCCGCACTGCAATAAACGTTCGGATATATTTAAACACGGCGGAGCAAAAGCGGCTGCAGAAAAACTCGGCGTAAATTTCCTTGGAGAAATACCGATAGTAGAAGAAATCTGCGAACTTTCCGACAAAGGAGAACCAATAATGACGAAAGATATTCATCCGGAAGTGCAGAGCGTGTTTAATAAGATATCCGATTCATTGGTTTTAAGAGCTGAACAGAGAGTAGTTGCATAA
- the plsY gene encoding glycerol-3-phosphate 1-O-acyltransferase yields MDIFYILAAYLAGSFPTSAIIARIKGISDLTKEGSGNLGATNISRVIGKKFGLITLIIDAAKGFLPVFFAPILINSQYKYADFNFHRSIQCTGCLIFYSLVIIAPVIGHCYSAFIKFKGGKGVATALGVFLAVSPKAVLIAFLVFAVILSASKYVSLASIVSAFFMPFIVFYTLKNIYIFAASMLIAILVIYKHSPNIKRLINGTENAIKKKRR; encoded by the coding sequence ATAGATATATTTTATATATTAGCCGCATATCTTGCAGGAAGTTTTCCTACATCGGCTATAATCGCAAGAATAAAAGGAATTTCCGACCTTACTAAAGAAGGCAGCGGAAACCTAGGCGCTACGAATATATCGAGGGTAATAGGCAAAAAGTTCGGACTTATTACCCTTATTATCGACGCCGCCAAAGGTTTTTTACCGGTTTTTTTTGCGCCGATTTTAATTAACTCTCAATATAAATACGCCGATTTTAATTTTCACCGGTCAATTCAGTGTACAGGCTGTTTAATATTTTATTCCTTGGTAATAATAGCTCCTGTAATCGGACACTGCTATTCGGCATTTATAAAATTTAAAGGGGGAAAGGGTGTTGCTACGGCTCTAGGAGTATTTTTAGCCGTTTCGCCTAAAGCCGTTCTTATCGCCTTTTTAGTTTTCGCGGTAATTTTATCCGCTTCCAAATATGTTTCGCTCGCCTCTATAGTAAGCGCATTTTTTATGCCGTTTATAGTGTTTTATACGTTAAAGAACATATACATATTTGCGGCATCTATGTTAATAGCCATATTAGTAATATATAAACATTCCCCTAACATTAAAAGACTCATAAACGGCACGGAAAATGCTATAAAGAAAAAGCGCCGATAA
- the trxA gene encoding thioredoxin: MSSENVLAFTDSNFESEVLKSDKPVLVDFWAVWCAPCRAVAPVIDEIASDYSGKIKVGKVNVDENQIIPGKYGIRGIPTVILFNKGQVADQIVGAAPKGSFKQLIDKVIGN, translated from the coding sequence ATGTCTTCAGAAAATGTCTTAGCTTTTACCGATTCAAATTTTGAATCGGAAGTTTTAAAATCCGACAAACCGGTTTTAGTCGATTTTTGGGCGGTATGGTGCGCTCCCTGCAGAGCCGTTGCGCCTGTAATAGACGAAATAGCTTCCGATTACAGCGGAAAAATTAAAGTAGGCAAAGTAAACGTCGACGAAAATCAGATTATTCCCGGCAAATACGGTATAAGGGGCATACCGACAGTCATTCTGTTTAATAAAGGACAGGTAGCCGACCAGATAGTCGGAGCCGCTCCGAAAGGTTCTTTTAAGCAGCTGATAGATAAAGTTATAGGAAACTAA